A single genomic interval of Psychroserpens sp. NJDZ02 harbors:
- a CDS encoding O-acetylhomoserine aminocarboxypropyltransferase/cysteine synthase family protein: MSTQKFATQALHAGHDTSKTGGTRAVPIYQTSSYVFDDSDDAAGRFNLSVPGFIYTRLNNPTNDILEQRIAALEGGIAAVATASGTAAISTTLLTLLKAGDHIVASSSLYGGTYNLLSVTLPRHGITTTFVDPSDPENFSKAAQENTRAIFVESLGNPKLDVLDLEAISKEAKAVKVPLIVDNTVATPYLLNPIAHGANIVIHSLTKYINGNGTSLGGIIIDAGTFDWTNGKFPEFTEPSAGYHGLVYSEAIGAAAFIAKVRIEGLRDYGGALSPFNAFQIIQGLETLELRILKHSQNALELAKWLQEQPEVTWVNYPGLQTSKYNSLAKKYLPKGQSGVVTFGVDGGFESAKKIADTTKLFSLLANIGDTKSLIIHPASTTHQQLSDEAQQLTGVTKDLIRLSVGIENIEDLKADLKEAFAVVKKTVLA, encoded by the coding sequence ATGAGTACACAAAAATTCGCAACACAAGCGTTGCACGCGGGACATGACACAAGTAAAACAGGAGGAACAAGAGCGGTTCCTATTTATCAAACATCATCTTATGTTTTTGATGATTCAGATGACGCCGCAGGACGATTTAATCTCTCTGTTCCAGGCTTTATTTACACGCGTTTAAACAATCCAACAAACGATATTTTAGAACAGCGTATCGCAGCACTAGAAGGTGGTATTGCGGCAGTTGCAACAGCATCTGGTACAGCAGCAATTTCTACAACATTATTAACCTTGTTAAAAGCAGGCGACCATATTGTGGCATCCAGTAGTTTGTATGGCGGAACGTATAATTTATTAAGTGTAACGCTACCAAGACATGGTATTACTACTACATTTGTAGATCCTTCAGATCCAGAAAATTTTAGCAAAGCAGCACAAGAAAATACAAGAGCAATTTTTGTAGAGTCTTTAGGGAATCCAAAATTGGACGTGTTAGATTTAGAGGCTATTTCTAAAGAAGCAAAAGCTGTAAAAGTGCCATTAATTGTAGATAATACTGTGGCAACGCCTTATTTGTTAAACCCAATTGCGCATGGAGCAAACATTGTAATTCATTCTTTAACCAAATATATTAATGGTAATGGAACATCGCTTGGTGGTATCATTATAGATGCAGGAACATTTGATTGGACTAATGGGAAATTCCCTGAGTTTACAGAACCATCTGCTGGTTACCATGGTTTAGTTTATAGTGAAGCTATTGGTGCAGCTGCATTTATTGCTAAAGTTAGAATTGAAGGTTTAAGGGATTATGGTGGGGCATTAAGTCCGTTTAACGCTTTTCAAATCATTCAAGGATTAGAAACATTGGAATTAAGAATTTTAAAGCACTCTCAAAATGCTTTAGAACTAGCAAAATGGTTACAAGAACAACCAGAAGTAACTTGGGTGAATTATCCAGGATTACAGACTAGTAAATATAATAGTTTAGCTAAAAAGTACTTGCCAAAAGGACAAAGTGGTGTGGTTACTTTTGGAGTTGATGGTGGTTTTGAATCAGCTAAAAAAATAGCAGACACCACAAAATTATTCTCGTTATTGGCCAATATTGGTGATACAAAATCATTAATCATTCATCCGGCAAGTACTACGCATCAACAATTAAGTGATGAGGCGCAACAATTAACAGGAGTGACTAAGGATTTAATAAGACTATCCGTAGGAATCGAAAATATAGAAGATTTAAAAGCCGATTTAAAAGAAGCTTTTGCAGTCGTTAAAAAAACAGTTTTAGCTTAA
- a CDS encoding phosphoenolpyruvate carboxylase: MSLQPKLTRFNQNVLSKYQIYNGIFMTLPFDTITKTGVLLPLFHETCKNGFDSGDNPTVIVDTFFKKYQARRSDKSKIDLLFRFIQYIERQVVLFDAIEDAAFPVVNNMDGIGTLRSLKESAAAEGKLDKLREYLEDFKVRIVLTAHPTQFYPGAVLGIITDLTDAVKQNDLLRINDLLAQLGKTPFFKHEKPTPYDEAVSLIWYLENVFYESFGTIYDYIQQNIFDGQHIDNEIINIGFWPGGDRDGNPFVTPEITVKVAKRLHETIIKNYHKDIRKLKRKLTFQGVEARVSKIESELYKKILNEKSSITLEGFVSELKDIRQIIIDKHQSLYVTEITSLLNKLHLFGFHFSSLDIRQDSRVHHSIFTTMVDAMIENGSKDIPSNYHDLPEKEQVKLLSEVKGTVDLSLIKDEETLKALNTIKALKSIQQTNGELAANRYIISNNQTTLHVMQLFAMLKLVAFQDNLTVDVGPLFETITDLENAHLVMEELYTNPAYAKHLKARGNKQTIMLGFSDGTKDGGYLMANWAIYKAKERLTAISRKYDVTVIFFDGRGGPPARGGGKTHNFYASLGPTIEDKEVQLTIQGQTISSNFGTLDSSQYNLEQLISSGIYNSLSDTDLRMVPENRVVMDNLAKLSYEAYVDFKNHPKFISYLEHMSTLKYYAKTNIGSRPSKRGKAEGLVFEDLRAIPFVGSWSQLKQNVPGFFGVGTALKHYEDAGEFEKAQKLFQTSSFFKTLIENSMMSLSKSFFDLTKYMSEDPEYGAFWNVIYTEYKTTKRLILKLTGYTELMEEEPSGKASIKVRESIVLPLLTIQQFALKQIQELEKAEDKDTELIAVYEKLVTRSLFGNINASRNSA; this comes from the coding sequence ATGTCTTTACAACCTAAATTAACACGTTTTAATCAAAATGTATTGTCAAAATATCAAATATATAATGGTATTTTTATGACACTGCCTTTCGATACTATTACAAAAACAGGCGTATTACTTCCTTTGTTTCATGAAACCTGTAAAAACGGATTTGACAGTGGAGATAATCCTACCGTGATTGTCGATACTTTTTTTAAAAAATATCAGGCAAGACGTTCTGACAAAAGTAAAATAGATTTATTATTTCGTTTTATTCAATATATAGAACGCCAAGTTGTATTATTTGACGCTATAGAGGATGCTGCATTTCCTGTTGTTAATAATATGGATGGGATTGGTACGCTTCGTAGTTTAAAAGAGAGCGCTGCTGCGGAAGGCAAACTGGATAAGTTACGTGAGTATTTAGAAGATTTTAAAGTTAGGATTGTGCTAACGGCCCATCCAACACAATTTTATCCTGGAGCAGTTTTAGGAATCATTACAGATTTAACGGATGCGGTAAAACAAAACGATTTATTAAGAATCAACGATTTACTGGCTCAATTAGGGAAAACACCATTTTTCAAGCATGAAAAACCAACACCTTATGATGAAGCGGTTAGTTTAATATGGTATTTAGAAAATGTATTTTATGAATCCTTCGGAACAATTTATGACTACATCCAACAAAATATTTTTGATGGTCAACATATAGATAACGAAATTATTAATATTGGATTCTGGCCAGGAGGAGATAGAGATGGTAATCCATTTGTAACACCAGAAATTACAGTGAAAGTAGCCAAAAGGTTGCACGAAACTATTATAAAAAATTACCATAAAGATATTAGAAAGTTAAAACGTAAACTAACTTTTCAAGGGGTAGAAGCACGTGTTTCTAAAATAGAAAGCGAATTATACAAAAAGATTCTTAACGAAAAATCTAGTATTACTTTAGAAGGTTTTGTTTCAGAATTAAAAGACATTAGACAAATTATAATTGATAAGCATCAATCTTTATATGTTACGGAGATTACAAGTTTGCTTAATAAATTACATCTGTTTGGATTTCATTTTTCAAGTTTAGACATACGTCAGGATAGTAGAGTGCATCACTCAATATTTACAACGATGGTGGATGCTATGATAGAAAATGGAAGCAAAGATATACCAAGTAATTATCATGATTTACCAGAAAAGGAGCAAGTAAAACTATTGTCAGAGGTAAAAGGAACCGTTGATTTATCTTTAATTAAAGACGAAGAAACACTCAAAGCGCTTAATACGATAAAAGCATTAAAGTCTATTCAGCAGACCAACGGAGAGTTGGCCGCCAACCGTTATATTATAAGTAATAATCAAACCACTTTACACGTCATGCAATTATTTGCTATGCTTAAATTGGTTGCTTTTCAGGATAATTTAACTGTGGATGTAGGACCGCTTTTTGAAACTATTACGGATTTAGAAAATGCACATTTAGTAATGGAAGAGTTGTATACTAACCCTGCTTATGCTAAACATTTAAAAGCTAGAGGAAATAAGCAAACGATCATGTTAGGGTTTAGTGATGGGACAAAAGATGGGGGGTATTTAATGGCTAATTGGGCTATTTATAAAGCAAAAGAGCGTTTAACAGCTATTTCTAGAAAATATGATGTTACTGTGATATTTTTTGATGGGCGTGGTGGGCCACCTGCACGTGGAGGTGGAAAAACACATAATTTTTATGCGTCTTTAGGGCCAACAATAGAGGATAAAGAAGTACAGTTAACGATCCAAGGACAAACGATTAGTTCTAATTTTGGTACGTTAGATTCGTCACAATATAACTTAGAGCAGTTAATTAGTTCTGGGATTTATAATAGTTTAAGTGATACAGATTTACGTATGGTACCGGAAAATAGAGTGGTTATGGATAATCTTGCAAAGCTTAGTTATGAGGCTTATGTCGATTTTAAAAACCACCCCAAGTTTATATCGTACTTAGAACATATGAGTACCTTAAAATATTATGCAAAAACTAATATTGGAAGTCGACCATCAAAACGAGGGAAGGCTGAAGGGTTAGTGTTTGAAGATTTAAGAGCGATACCATTTGTTGGATCTTGGAGTCAGTTAAAACAGAATGTCCCAGGATTTTTTGGTGTGGGTACAGCGTTAAAACATTATGAGGATGCTGGCGAATTTGAAAAAGCACAAAAATTATTTCAGACGTCCAGTTTCTTTAAAACATTAATAGAAAACAGTATGATGTCTTTGTCAAAATCATTTTTTGACTTGACAAAGTATATGAGTGAAGATCCTGAATATGGCGCCTTTTGGAATGTGATTTATACGGAGTATAAAACAACAAAACGTCTAATTTTAAAACTTACTGGTTATACGGAACTGATGGAGGAAGAACCTTCAGGAAAAGCATCTATAAAAGTTAGAGAGTCTATTGTATTGCCATTATTAACCATCCAACAATTCGCTTTAAAGCAAATTCAAGAATTGGAAAAAGCGGAGGATAAGGATACAGAACTAATTGCTGTTTATGAAAAGTTAGTGACACGTTCGTTATTTGGAAATATTAACGCCAGTCGTAATTCAGCCTAA
- the metK gene encoding methionine adenosyltransferase — MAYLFTSESVSEGHPDKVADQISDALIDNFLAFDKDSKVACETLVTTGQVVLAGEVKSNTYLDVQKIARDTINKIGYTKSEYMFDGNSCGVFSAIHEQSDDINRGVDRDSKEEQGAGDQGMMFGYATRETENYMPLALDLSHKILIELAELRRENKDITYLRPDSKSQVTIEYSDDNTPQRIDAIVVSTQHDDFDTVDDVMLSKIRKDIVEILIPRVVAKLPETIQALFNDDIKYHINPTGKFVIGGPHGDTGLTGRKIIVDTYGGKGAHGGGAFSGKDPSKVDRSAAYATRHIAKNLVAAGVADEVLVQVSYAIGVVEPMGIFVDTYGTCPFNMTDGEIANKISKIFDMRPSAIEDRLKLRNPMYSETAAYGHMGRQNETVSKTFSRPNGGDITLDVELFTWEKLDYVDKVKAEFGL, encoded by the coding sequence ATGGCGTATTTATTTACATCAGAGAGTGTGTCTGAAGGACACCCAGACAAAGTAGCAGATCAAATTAGTGATGCTCTAATAGACAATTTTTTAGCGTTTGACAAAGACAGTAAAGTAGCTTGCGAAACATTAGTAACCACTGGACAAGTGGTATTAGCAGGTGAAGTTAAATCTAACACCTATTTAGACGTACAGAAAATAGCAAGAGATACGATAAACAAAATTGGCTATACAAAAAGCGAATACATGTTTGATGGTAATTCTTGCGGTGTGTTTAGTGCAATACATGAGCAATCGGACGATATAAATCGTGGTGTTGATCGTGACAGCAAAGAAGAGCAAGGCGCAGGTGACCAAGGAATGATGTTTGGTTATGCCACTCGTGAAACTGAAAACTACATGCCTTTAGCTTTAGATTTATCTCATAAAATCTTAATTGAATTAGCTGAGTTACGTCGTGAAAACAAAGACATTACTTACTTAAGACCTGACTCTAAAAGTCAAGTTACTATTGAATATAGTGATGATAATACACCACAACGTATTGATGCCATTGTAGTATCTACACAACATGATGATTTTGATACTGTTGATGACGTGATGTTATCTAAAATCAGAAAAGACATTGTTGAGATATTAATACCAAGAGTAGTTGCTAAGTTACCGGAAACTATTCAAGCGTTATTTAATGACGACATCAAATACCATATTAACCCAACAGGAAAGTTTGTTATTGGTGGACCACATGGAGATACAGGATTAACAGGTCGTAAGATTATTGTTGATACTTACGGAGGAAAAGGAGCCCATGGTGGTGGAGCTTTTTCAGGAAAAGACCCAAGTAAAGTAGATAGAAGTGCTGCATACGCAACACGACATATTGCTAAAAACTTAGTTGCGGCAGGTGTTGCTGACGAAGTTTTAGTACAAGTATCTTACGCTATTGGAGTTGTAGAACCAATGGGGATTTTTGTAGATACATACGGAACTTGCCCGTTTAATATGACTGATGGAGAGATTGCTAATAAAATATCTAAAATATTTGACATGCGTCCATCTGCTATTGAAGACCGTTTAAAATTACGTAATCCAATGTATAGCGAAACTGCTGCATACGGACATATGGGAAGACAAAACGAAACTGTATCTAAAACATTTTCAAGACCAAATGGAGGAGACATCACTTTAGATGTTGAATTATTTACTTGGGAAAAATTAGACTACGTAGATAAAGTAAAAGCTGAGTTTGGATTATAA
- the rsmG gene encoding 16S rRNA (guanine(527)-N(7))-methyltransferase RsmG has product MELILKYFPDLTPLQIEQFTKLEALYQDWNLKINVVSRKDIDELYLRHVLHSIAIAKVIQFKDGSSMMDVGTGGGFPGIPLAILFPECEFHLVDSINKKLNVVRDVVAGLELQNVKVTHSRVEDIKETYDFIISRAVAAMPTFVHWIKGKVAKSQQNELKNGIIYLKGGDLAEELQNYQTAKIYDISDYFEEDFFETKKIVHLPIKWKAQY; this is encoded by the coding sequence ATGGAGCTGATTTTAAAGTATTTTCCTGATTTAACACCTTTACAAATAGAACAATTTACTAAGCTTGAAGCGTTGTATCAAGATTGGAATCTAAAAATAAATGTAGTATCTAGAAAAGATATAGACGAGTTGTATTTACGTCACGTATTGCATTCTATTGCTATTGCTAAAGTGATTCAGTTTAAGGATGGAAGTTCTATGATGGATGTTGGTACTGGCGGTGGATTTCCTGGTATTCCTTTGGCTATTTTATTTCCTGAATGCGAATTCCATTTAGTAGATAGTATTAATAAAAAACTAAACGTAGTGAGAGATGTTGTTGCTGGTTTAGAATTACAAAATGTAAAAGTGACACACAGTAGAGTAGAAGATATAAAGGAAACTTACGATTTTATTATTAGCCGTGCTGTTGCTGCTATGCCAACTTTTGTACATTGGATCAAAGGAAAAGTAGCTAAATCGCAACAAAACGAATTAAAAAACGGAATTATATATCTTAAAGGTGGTGATTTAGCAGAAGAGTTGCAAAATTACCAAACTGCTAAAATTTATGATATTTCAGATTACTTTGAAGAAGACTTTTTTGAAACAAAAAAAATAGTGCATTTACCAATTAAATGGAAAGCACAGTATTAA
- a CDS encoding fatty acid desaturase family protein, with amino-acid sequence MTKQTVTFSRIDSAKFFKTLNKRVNNYFKENNIKKTGNWKLYIKTVVMFTLLLGPLVLLLTLDLPTWLQIISVMVIGIGMAGVGMNVMHDANHGSFSSKKWVNRLMGSSIHILAGNDYNWKVQHNVLHHTYTNIQGHDEDIDAGRIIRFSKHSKWLKIHQYQKYYAFLLYGLLTVNWAITTDFKQTYNYLKRNLSYGDFPKPATQWTKLIIGKILYYAIWVVLPITLGYAWWQVLIGFFIMHYTAGIILSVVFQLAHVMPNTDTPIPDKDGNMKNTWAIHQLFTTSNFSPKSWLVEFYTGGLNRQVEHHLFANISHVHYKHIAKIVKDTAHEFSLPYNEYNTMWKAIGEHYRQLKVLGQKPNLA; translated from the coding sequence ATGACAAAGCAAACAGTAACATTCTCACGAATAGATTCTGCAAAATTTTTCAAAACACTTAATAAACGTGTTAACAATTATTTTAAAGAAAACAATATTAAAAAAACAGGAAACTGGAAATTATACATTAAGACAGTAGTAATGTTTACCTTATTACTAGGTCCTCTAGTGTTATTATTAACTCTTGATTTACCAACTTGGCTTCAAATTATATCCGTAATGGTTATAGGAATTGGAATGGCTGGTGTAGGTATGAATGTGATGCACGACGCTAATCACGGCTCTTTTTCTAGTAAAAAATGGGTTAACCGATTAATGGGAAGTAGCATACACATTTTAGCTGGTAACGATTACAACTGGAAAGTACAACACAACGTATTGCATCATACGTATACGAATATTCAAGGTCATGATGAGGACATTGATGCAGGACGTATTATCCGTTTTTCTAAACATTCTAAATGGTTAAAAATTCATCAATATCAGAAATATTATGCTTTTTTACTATATGGTTTATTAACTGTAAACTGGGCAATTACAACAGATTTTAAACAGACTTATAATTACTTAAAGAGAAATTTATCCTACGGTGATTTCCCTAAACCAGCAACACAATGGACTAAACTAATTATTGGTAAAATATTATATTATGCTATTTGGGTGGTTTTACCAATAACATTAGGATATGCTTGGTGGCAAGTATTGATAGGCTTTTTTATTATGCACTATACTGCAGGAATCATATTAAGCGTTGTTTTCCAATTAGCACATGTTATGCCTAATACTGACACACCAATACCAGATAAAGATGGTAACATGAAAAACACCTGGGCTATTCATCAATTATTTACTACTTCTAACTTCTCGCCTAAAAGCTGGCTAGTAGAATTTTATACTGGAGGTTTGAACAGACAAGTAGAACATCATTTATTTGCAAATATTAGTCATGTCCACTACAAGCACATAGCAAAAATCGTAAAAGATACTGCTCATGAGTTTAGCTTACCATACAACGAATACAACACGATGTGGAAAGCCATAGGAGAACACTACAGACAACTAAAAGTATTAGGTCAAAAACCTAATTTAGCTTAA
- a CDS encoding pyridoxal phosphate-dependent aminotransferase: MSQPLSDRILNMSTSATLAMAAKARELRGEGKDIIGLSLGEPDFNTPDFIKDAAIQAINDNYNSYSPVDGYVELKEAVITKFKRDNNLTYTLPQIVVSTGAKQSLANIAAVMLNKGDEVILPCPYWVSYSDIVKLSEGVPVEVQTSIDTDFKMTPAQLEAAITPKTKMVWFSSPCNPSGSLYSKAELEALAVVLKQHPNIYVVSDEIYEHINYTGKPHASMAGIDGMFNNTITVNGVSKAFAMTGWRIGYIGAPDWIARACNKMQGQITSGANCIAQRAVITALNADPSVVKFMIDEFKVRRDLVLDLLSNIEGFQTNTPEGAFYVFPDVSYFFGKTLRGKTIHNATDFSLYLLEEALVATVTGDAFGNSNCIRISYAASQKEIIEAIKRIKEVVS; the protein is encoded by the coding sequence ATGAGCCAACCATTATCTGACCGCATTTTAAACATGTCCACTTCTGCCACTTTAGCTATGGCAGCAAAAGCAAGAGAGCTTAGAGGTGAAGGCAAAGATATTATTGGATTAAGTCTAGGAGAGCCAGACTTTAATACACCAGATTTTATTAAAGATGCTGCCATCCAAGCAATTAATGACAACTACAATTCTTACTCTCCTGTTGATGGTTATGTAGAATTAAAAGAAGCTGTTATTACTAAATTTAAACGTGATAATAACTTAACCTATACTTTACCACAAATAGTAGTATCTACAGGAGCTAAACAAAGTTTAGCAAATATAGCTGCTGTTATGCTAAACAAAGGAGACGAGGTTATTTTACCATGTCCTTATTGGGTTAGTTATTCTGATATTGTAAAGCTTAGCGAAGGAGTACCTGTAGAAGTACAAACAAGTATTGATACAGACTTTAAAATGACACCAGCACAGTTAGAAGCAGCTATTACTCCAAAAACAAAAATGGTTTGGTTTAGTAGCCCTTGTAACCCAAGTGGATCACTATATAGCAAAGCTGAATTAGAAGCTCTAGCTGTCGTTTTAAAACAACATCCAAATATATACGTTGTTTCTGACGAGATTTACGAGCACATCAATTACACTGGAAAACCACACGCAAGTATGGCTGGTATCGATGGTATGTTTAACAATACCATTACAGTAAACGGAGTCTCTAAAGCATTTGCTATGACGGGCTGGCGTATTGGCTACATTGGTGCTCCAGATTGGATTGCACGTGCCTGTAACAAAATGCAAGGTCAAATTACTAGTGGCGCAAATTGCATTGCACAACGTGCTGTAATCACAGCTTTAAATGCAGACCCTAGTGTTGTTAAATTTATGATTGACGAGTTTAAAGTTCGTCGTGATTTAGTTTTAGACCTATTAAGTAATATTGAAGGTTTTCAAACTAACACACCAGAAGGTGCTTTTTACGTTTTTCCAGATGTATCTTACTTTTTCGGAAAGACCTTAAGAGGAAAAACAATACACAATGCTACAGATTTCTCATTATACTTATTAGAAGAAGCCTTAGTTGCTACCGTAACCGGAGACGCCTTTGGAAACTCTAATTGTATTAGAATAAGTTATGCAGCATCGCAGAAAGAAATTATAGAAGCAATTAAAAGAATTAAAGAAGTGGTTAGCTAG
- a CDS encoding TrkH family potassium uptake protein yields MRKRLRLNYKIIFYFFGLLLVFNGGFILLSALVSLIYQDNVTLELFLSGFGVLSFGLFGMFNHRDHNKELNKREGYIVVSFGWIVMSLSGAIPYLATGAIPSFTNAFFETMSGFTTTGASILNDIEIVPKGVLFWRSLTHWIGGMGIIVLAVAILPLLGIGGMQLFAAEAPGPSADKLHPRITDTAKRLWLIYFGYTAVETILLNVAGMSFFDAINHSMCTLSTGGFSTKNASVAYWNNKPIIQYIIIFFMFLAGSNFVLSYFAFKGKVQKVIQDEEFKLYFKFVAIFTIVSALIIYFKADLTTSSIDHPMVWGAGESAFRHALFQVISVITTTGFVTADYTLWTPFLVVLFFGLMFLGGSAGSTSGGVKVVRHMVLIKNGFLEFKRTLHPNAIIPVRYNKKAISKEIVFNILGFFILYMISFIVGALGFSMMGINFESSVGIAASSLGNVGPALGQFGPVNNYAALPAIGKWWCSFLMLIGRLELFTVLILLTPFFWRNR; encoded by the coding sequence ATGAGAAAACGTTTACGTCTTAACTACAAAATAATATTTTATTTTTTCGGATTATTATTAGTGTTTAACGGTGGTTTTATACTGTTATCAGCATTAGTGAGTCTTATTTATCAAGATAATGTAACGCTTGAGTTATTTTTATCTGGTTTTGGGGTATTGAGTTTTGGTCTTTTTGGGATGTTTAATCATCGGGATCATAATAAAGAGTTAAACAAGCGTGAGGGTTATATTGTGGTGTCTTTTGGATGGATCGTTATGTCTTTATCTGGTGCGATACCCTATTTAGCTACGGGCGCTATTCCAAGTTTTACAAATGCTTTTTTTGAAACCATGTCTGGTTTTACAACCACGGGAGCTTCTATTTTAAATGATATTGAAATTGTTCCAAAAGGGGTTTTGTTTTGGAGGAGTTTAACCCATTGGATTGGTGGTATGGGTATTATTGTATTGGCGGTGGCTATACTTCCTCTTTTAGGTATTGGTGGTATGCAGTTGTTTGCTGCAGAGGCACCAGGACCAAGTGCGGACAAATTACATCCACGTATTACGGATACGGCAAAGCGTTTGTGGCTAATCTATTTTGGATACACAGCAGTAGAGACCATTTTGCTTAATGTCGCTGGAATGAGCTTTTTTGATGCTATAAATCACTCGATGTGTACACTGTCTACAGGAGGTTTTTCGACTAAAAACGCAAGTGTTGCCTATTGGAATAATAAACCAATAATACAGTATATTATTATCTTTTTCATGTTTTTAGCGGGGTCAAACTTCGTGTTAAGTTATTTTGCTTTTAAAGGAAAGGTGCAGAAAGTAATTCAGGATGAAGAGTTTAAACTTTATTTTAAGTTTGTGGCTATATTTACTATTGTGTCAGCTTTAATTATTTATTTTAAAGCAGATTTAACAACATCATCTATTGATCATCCAATGGTTTGGGGAGCAGGAGAAAGTGCTTTTAGACATGCATTATTTCAGGTTATATCGGTAATAACCACCACGGGGTTTGTGACTGCGGATTATACTTTATGGACGCCTTTTTTAGTTGTACTCTTCTTCGGTTTAATGTTTTTAGGGGGATCAGCAGGTAGTACATCAGGAGGTGTTAAAGTAGTGCGTCATATGGTGTTAATTAAAAATGGTTTTTTGGAGTTTAAAAGAACATTACATCCTAATGCCATTATACCTGTGAGATATAATAAAAAAGCAATCTCAAAAGAAATTGTATTTAATATTCTAGGCTTTTTTATCTTATATATGATTTCTTTTATTGTTGGCGCGTTAGGCTTTTCAATGATGGGTATTAATTTTGAGTCCTCCGTGGGGATTGCAGCATCAAGTTTAGGAAACGTGGGGCCTGCTTTGGGGCAATTTGGTCCAGTTAATAATTATGCAGCTTTACCAGCAATTGGTAAATGGTGGTGTAGTTTTTTAATGTTAATTGGTAGATTAGAGCTGTTTACAGTGCTTATTTTGCTGACGCCTTTCTTTTGGAGAAATAGATAA